Below is a genomic region from Pseudomonas berkeleyensis.
CGGGACAGGACAGGCGGCAGCCCGCAGGCCGAGCGCGAACTGCTGCGCGACAGCGGCCTGCTGACCCTGGCCGTGCCGCAGCAGTACGGTGGCCAGGGCGTGGCCTGGCCGGAGATCTACCGCATCACCCGTTACCTGGCGGCGGTGGACAGCTCGCTGGCCCACCTTTTCGCCTTTCAGCACCTGCAAGTGGCCACCCTCCTGCTGTTCGGCAACCCCGATCAGCAGCGCCACTGGTTGACGCGCACGGTGCAGGAGCGCTGGTTCTGGGGCAACGCCACCAACGGTCGCGACAACGGCCTGACGCTCGCCCCGCGCGAGGAACATTACGAGCTCAATGGCAGCAAGTCGTTCTGCTCCGGTGCGCTTGGCGCAGACGCGCTGGTGATCGGCGTGCAGCGCAGCAAGAAGCCGGAAGACCGTGTATTCATCGTCCTGCCCAGCCAACGCGAAGGGCTGGCGGTGAACAGCGACTGGGATGGTTTCGGCCAACGCCAGACCGACAGCGGCACGGTGCAGTTCGAGCAGGTATTCGTCGACGCCAGCGAGCTGCTCGGCCCGGTCGGCCCCAGCCCACGCACCACCCTGCGCGCCTGCCTGTCGCAACTGATCCTCACCCAGCTCTACCTGGGTAACGCCCAGGGCGCGCTGGACGCAGCGCTGCGTTACACCCGCGAACAGAGCCGCGCCTGGCCAGCATCGGGCGTGGCCAATGCCAGCGACGATCCATTCATCCAGCAGCGCTACGGCGAGCTGTGGCTGCGCTACCGCAGCGCCCTGCCCCTGGCCGAACACGCCGCCCAGCGCCTGCAAACAGCCTGGGAAAAACCGGCACTGACCGCCGCCGAACGCGCCGAAGTGGCGCTGGCCATCAGCGAGGCCAAGGTGGTGGCGGTGCGCGCCGCCCTCGATATCACCAGCCAGATCTTCGAAACCATGGGCGCCCGCGCCACCAGTTCGCGCTACGGCTTCGACCGTTTCTGGCGCAACGTGCGCGTGCACAGCCTGCACGATCCCATCGACTACAAGGTGCGCGACCTCGGGCACTGGCTGCTCAGCAGCCAGGGCCCGCAACCGTCGCTCTACAGCTGACAAGGAGGTTAACGCCACAGGAACCATGCAAGGACATCACGACGTTCCACAGCGATGAAGGCGGCTCCGCCGCACAACTGCCAACTCTCAAGAGGTCGCAACCATGACGATCAAGACCCTTCTCGGTGCCAGCCTGCTGGCCGCCGCCACTCTGCTGCAAACGGTCACGGCGCATGCCGCCAGCGAATACCTGGTCAGCACCGACTGGCTGGAAAAGAACCTGAAAGACCCCAAGGTACGCATCATCGAAGTCAGTGTGGTGCCCGGCGTCTATGAACGCGGGCATATCCCCGGTGCGGTGAATTTCGCCTGGCACAGCGATCTGGTCGACCCGGTACGCCGTGACATCGCCAGCCAGGAGGCCTTCCAGCAACTGCTGCGCAAGGCCGGGGTGAATGACGACAGCACCACCATTCTCTACGGCGACAACAACAACTGGTTCGCCGCCTGGGGCGCCTGGGTGTTCGACGTGTACGGCGTCGATAACGTCAAGCTGCTCGATGGTGGTCGCGCCAAATGGGAGGCCGAAGGCCGCACCCTGGACAGCCGCGCCAGCACGCCGAAAGCCGGTAACGTAACGGTGCAGGCCGCCAACAAGGATCTGCGCGCCTTCCTCCCGGACGTACTCGCCGCCGCCGAGAAACGCAGCGACGTGCAGTTGGTGGATATCCGTTCGCCGGATGAATACAACGGCAAGGTCTTCGCCCCGCAGGGCGTGCAGGAGCTGGCCGTACGTGCCGGCCACGTGCCCGGCGCGGTGAACGTGCCCTGGGGCCAGGCGGTAGCCGCCGACGGCACCTTCAAATCGGCTGAGGAGCTGAAGAAGGTCTACGGCGCAGTAGGTATCGATGGCAGCAAGCCGATCATCACCTACTGCCGCATCGGCGAGCGCTCCAGCCACACCTGGTTCGCCCTGAAGAAAATCCTCGGCTACGACGTGCGCAACTACGACGGCTCCTGGACCGAGTACGGCAATGCCGTAGGCGTGCCGGTGGTGAACGTGGCGGGCACCGTCTGGGGCGGCAAGTAAACCCTCTAAGACTGCCGCCTTGCACGGATGGCTTTTGTAGGGTGTCGCGGGGTTGCCTAGGCCGCGCGCACCAATGACGGCAGCGCTGGCACTGCGGTGCGCACGGCGCACCCTACCTTGAGGCTGTTCTGTAGGAGCGGATTTATCCGCGAATTTCGCGGCTGAAGCCGCTCCTACCGAGCAAGCGTCAGTCACGCAAGACACGGCGCTGGCCTGACGCCCAGGGCCGCTTTCGTCATCACGGTCGGAAAGGACAACCCATGACCGCCAGTATTTCTTCCAATCGCGCAGCGCTGCCTATCACTTTGGCCGGCCTTCTTGCCCTCGCCCTGCTCACCTTCATCTGGCAACTTTCCGATGGCAGCAACCAGGGCCGCGCCCTCAGCTATTCGCTGGCCAGCGGCGCCTTGTTCGGCCTGTTGTTACAACGCTCACGCTTCTGCTTCTTCTGCGTCACCCGCGACTTCGTCGAACGCCGCATACCGGATGGCCTGCTCGGTCTGCTCGCCGCTCTGGCGGTAGGCACCATTGGTTATCACACGGTGTTCGGCGCCTTCCTGCCCGATCCCAGCGGTGGGCGCCTGCCACCGGATGCTCATATCGGCCCGCTGAGCTGGGTGTTGGCGCTGGCCGCCACGGTGTTCGGCCTCGGCATGGCGATCTCCGGCTCGTGCATCAGCGCGCACCTGTATCGCCTCGGCGAAGGCCACTTCGCCTCACTGGCAACGCTGGCCGGTGCACTGCTCGGTTTCGCTCTCGGTTTTCTCAGCTGGAACCCGCTGTACCTGGCCGCCCTGCAGGAAGCCCCCGTGCTCTGGCTGCCGGGCAAGCTCGGTTACGGCGGCTCGCTGCTCTTGCAACTGATCCTGCTTGGCGCGCTTGCCGCCTGGCTGCTGCGTTATCGCCAGGCGGGCACGTCAGTCGAACCCCAGGGACTGTGGTCGCTGCTGTTTGGCGCGCGTTGGCCGACCTGGGTCGGCGGCGTGCTGATCGGCGGGTTGGCGGTGCTGGCCTATTTCCGCATCGCACCGCTGGGGGTGACGGCCGAGCTGGGTAGCCTGGCGCGCACCAGCGCCGATAGCCTGGGCTGGCTACCCGAACGCCTGGAAGGACTCGACGGTTTTTCCGGGTGTGCCACGGTGGTCAAGGAAACCCTGCTGTCGAACAACGGATTGTTCGTGATTGGCCTGGTGATCGCGGCCTGGGCCAGCGCCCTGGCCGCAGGCGATTTCCGCCCCAGCGGCGGTGCGCCACGTGACTGGCTACGCGGCCTGCTCGGCGGCGTGCTACTGGGCTGGGGCAGCCTGCTGGCCCTGGGCTGCACCGTGGGTACGTTGTTGTCCGGGGTGATGGCCGGCGCGGCGTCGGGCTGGTTGTTCGGCCTGTTCTGCCTGGTCGGCACCGTGCTTGGTTTGAAGCTGCGGCCGCTGTTGCGGTTGGGGTAGTCAGGATCATCACCCGGCGCGGTGCGCACGGCGCACCCTACGGAACAAGGCAGGTTCCGTAGGAGCGGCTTCAGCCGCGAAACCTGACACCCGCGTTAGTGACCAAACCACTCCTGCCCCGGTGCCTACTCTCGCTAGCCCACCTTGCTCGGCGAAGCATCCTCGAAGCGGTCGACCTTGCGCAGGCTCTTGAAGCCGAGCATCCAGCCGCCGGTCACTAGCAGCGTACAGGCGCAACCCAGCAACGCCGCCGGCACCACGCCGAACCAGGCGGCGCTGGTGCCGGCGCGGAATTCGCCCAGCTCGTTGGAGGAACCGATGAACAGCATGTTCACTGCGTTGACCCGGCCACGCATGGCGTCCGGCGTGGAGAATTGCACCAAGGATGAGCGGATGTACATGCTCACCATATCCGCGCCGCCCGCCACCATCAGTGCAGCGAACGACAGCCAGAACAGGCTGGACAAGGCGAACACCAGGTTGGCCACACCAAACAGCGCCACCGCGCCGAACATCACCAGGCCGACATGGCGGTTGAACGGTTTCATGCTCAGGTACAGGCCAACGGACACCTCGCCGATAGCCATGGCGCTGCGCAACAGGCCGAGGCCCGTCGGCCCGACTTCCAGCACTTCCTGGGCGTAGATCGGCAGCAGCGCCACTACGCCGCCGAGCAGCACGGCGAACAGATCCAGTGAGATGGTGCCCAGGATGATCGGACGCGAACGAATGAAGCTGATCCCGGCGGTAAAACGTGCCCAAGCGGTGGACTCCAGCGCCTGCATTTTCTCGGCGTAGTGCACCGGCACCAGCGGCAACAGCGCGGCACCAGCGAGAAAGCCAACCAGGCAGGCCGAGTAGGTCAGCCCACCACCACCGATGGCATACAGGCCGCCACCGATCACCGGCCCGGAAATGGTCGCACCACGCATGATCATGCTGTTGGCGGCAATCGCCGCAGCCAGGCGCTCGCGCGGCACGATCTGCGGTAGCAGGCTCGACAGCGCCGGTCCGGTGAAGGCCCGTGCACTGCCGTAAAGAACCAGCACGCCGTAGTACCAGGTCACTGGTGCCTCGCTCTGCGACAGCCACAGCAAGGCCCCGGCACAGACAGCCTCCACCAGCCAGCTGAGCATCAGGATCAGCTTGCGGTCGAAGCGGTCGATCAAGTCGCCGGCCGGCATCAGCAGCACCAGCATCGGGATGAACTGGGCCAGGCCGACATAGGCCAGCGACAGCGGATCGCGGGTGATGTCGTAGACCTGCCAGGCGACGACGATGGCCTGGATCTGCATGGCGAACACCGCCATCAGGCGTGCAGCAAGGAACGGCAGGAAACCGGGAAGACGGTAGACGGAGACAGGGGCAGCGGACACGGCAGAAACCTCGAGGCATGACCGGCCAGTGCCGGTCGAGGTGAGCCGGCCAATCTACGACATAGCGCTGCTGCGGGGCAAACGCCCGAACAGCCTGTTGCGCAGATCGAACCCCAGGACGTGTGGAGAAATCGTAGAAGCGAAGCGTGGGAGGCACTTCATCAGCGACCAGGGCGACTCGGGGTCGCCGCTGAAGTCCCTCCCACGATCATCACCAGGCTAGACGAATGCCTGGTCGCCGAAACCACGGGGCAGACGCTGGCGGCCTGGCAAGGCGGTCAGGCGCGCCTCCCAGGAGGTACGCCAGTCGTTGACGGCGCGCGCGGCCTTCTCGCGGCGGGCGGCACGTCGAGCGGCATTGCGGGCGTTGCGGCGGGCTTCGGTGAAGACCTCGGTCTTGCGGCAATTGCGGCATTTGACCTTGGCCAACTCGGTGGTGGCAGGCAGCTTTTCACCATGAGAGCCACAGGCGAGGTGGCCAGAGACTTTGTAGTGCGTAACCATCGCGTTATCTCCTTGATTGTGGGCGCCCGACTACAGCCAGCCGGTCTACGCCCCTCAGGAAATGGGACTGTGCAAGCGGTACGCGGGTTCATTGGCTGCCGACCAAATGGCATGTCGCCCCTGGCCGTGCACATCACCAAGCGGTTTTAATGCGCTCTTTTACCGGAACCCCACCATGCCCCTGAGCCCCGACGAACTCGCGCAGATCAGCGCCCTCACCCTGGCCCACTACCAGAGCAGCGCCGAGGACTTTCGCGAGGGCACACGCGACCATGACGTGAGCCAGAACATCGCCGCGCTGCTGCGTCATATCGAAGGCGAGAAGCCCTGGCGCATCCTCGATTTCGGCTGCGGGCCGGGACGTGACCTGCGCACGTTCAGCGGGCTTGGTCACGAAGCCGTCGGCCTGGATGGCTGCGCCGAGTTCGTCGCCATGGCGCGCGCCGACAGCGGCTGCGAGGTGTGGCAACAGAGCTTTCTCGAACTGGATCTGCCGGCCGGGCATTTCGACGGCATTTTCGCCAACGCCAGCCTGTTCCATGTGCCGGATCAGGAGCTACCGCGCGTACTCGGCGAGCTGCATGCAGCGCTCAAGGCTGGCGGCGTGCTGTTCAGCTCCAACCCGCGCGGCGACAACCAGGAGGGCTGGAGCGGCCCGCGCTATGGCAGCTACCACGACCTCGAACGCTGGCGCGCGCGGCTCACAGCGGCCGGCTTCGTCGAACTGGAACACTACTACCGCCCCGCCGGCCTACCACGTGACCAGCAGCCCTGGCTGGCCAGCGTGTGGCGGCGTGTGGGTTAACGCGCCTTCAACGACGGCAACAGCGCGGTGAGGATGCCCAGCAGCGGCAGGAAGGAGCAGATCAGGAACACCTCCTCGATGCCGTGAATGTCCGCGAGGTAACCGAGCAGCGCCCCGCCGATGCCGCCGAAGCCGAACATCAGGCCGAAGAACAGTCCGGCGATCATGCCGACGTTGCCCGGCATCAGCTCCTGAGCGAAGACCACGATGGCGGAGAATGCCGAGGCGAGGATGAAGCCGATCACCATGCTCAGCACGCCTGTCCAGAACAGGTCGACCTGCGGCAGCAGCAGGGAGAACGGCGCCACGCCGAGGATGGAGAACCAGATCACCTGCTTGCGCCCGATGCGGTCGCCGATCGGCCCGCCGAAGAAGGTGCCGGCCGCCACCGCGCCGAGGAACAGGAACAGATAGAGCTGCGAGCTGGCCACCGACAGGTCGAACTTCTCGATCAGGAAGAAGGTGAAGTAGCTGGTGAAGCTGGCCATGTAGAAGTACTTGGAGAACACCAGCAGCGCCAGGATCAGCAGGGCGAACTTCACCCGCCCGGCCGACAGGCCATGGGTGGCCACACCGCCCTGCTTGAGCTTGAACAGCGTCAGGTGGTGGCGATACCAGCGGCTCAGGCCGTACAGCACGACGATGGCGAAGGCGGCGAACAGGCCGAACCAGGCGACGTTGCCCTGGCCGTAGGGAATGATGATCGCCGCCGCCAGCAGCGGGCCGAAGGCGGTGCCGGCATTACCGCCGACCTGGAAGGTGGACTGCGCCAGACCGTAGCGCCCGCCCGAGGCCAGG
It encodes:
- a CDS encoding MFS transporter gives rise to the protein MSSSPAATSLAGASPVSQASPLVMRVIGACALAHLINDLIQAVLPAIYPMLKLNYGLSFAQIGLITLTFQLTASLLQPWVGYHTDRHPKPWLLPAGSLCTLVGILMLAFVGSFPAILLASALVGIGSSTFHPEASRIARLASGGRYGLAQSTFQVGGNAGTAFGPLLAAAIIIPYGQGNVAWFGLFAAFAIVVLYGLSRWYRHHLTLFKLKQGGVATHGLSAGRVKFALLILALLVFSKYFYMASFTSYFTFFLIEKFDLSVASSQLYLFLFLGAVAAGTFFGGPIGDRIGRKQVIWFSILGVAPFSLLLPQVDLFWTGVLSMVIGFILASAFSAIVVFAQELMPGNVGMIAGLFFGLMFGFGGIGGALLGYLADIHGIEEVFLICSFLPLLGILTALLPSLKAR
- a CDS encoding class I SAM-dependent methyltransferase → MPLSPDELAQISALTLAHYQSSAEDFREGTRDHDVSQNIAALLRHIEGEKPWRILDFGCGPGRDLRTFSGLGHEAVGLDGCAEFVAMARADSGCEVWQQSFLELDLPAGHFDGIFANASLFHVPDQELPRVLGELHAALKAGGVLFSSNPRGDNQEGWSGPRYGSYHDLERWRARLTAAGFVELEHYYRPAGLPRDQQPWLASVWRRVG
- a CDS encoding sulfurtransferase — its product is MTIKTLLGASLLAAATLLQTVTAHAASEYLVSTDWLEKNLKDPKVRIIEVSVVPGVYERGHIPGAVNFAWHSDLVDPVRRDIASQEAFQQLLRKAGVNDDSTTILYGDNNNWFAAWGAWVFDVYGVDNVKLLDGGRAKWEAEGRTLDSRASTPKAGNVTVQAANKDLRAFLPDVLAAAEKRSDVQLVDIRSPDEYNGKVFAPQGVQELAVRAGHVPGAVNVPWGQAVAADGTFKSAEELKKVYGAVGIDGSKPIITYCRIGERSSHTWFALKKILGYDVRNYDGSWTEYGNAVGVPVVNVAGTVWGGK
- a CDS encoding acyl-CoA dehydrogenase family protein, whose protein sequence is MSLEARLHPSLRDEPLFAAHLFPVDFGSRTAKVERLARRLAASAVERDRTGGSPQAERELLRDSGLLTLAVPQQYGGQGVAWPEIYRITRYLAAVDSSLAHLFAFQHLQVATLLLFGNPDQQRHWLTRTVQERWFWGNATNGRDNGLTLAPREEHYELNGSKSFCSGALGADALVIGVQRSKKPEDRVFIVLPSQREGLAVNSDWDGFGQRQTDSGTVQFEQVFVDASELLGPVGPSPRTTLRACLSQLILTQLYLGNAQGALDAALRYTREQSRAWPASGVANASDDPFIQQRYGELWLRYRSALPLAEHAAQRLQTAWEKPALTAAERAEVALAISEAKVVAVRAALDITSQIFETMGARATSSRYGFDRFWRNVRVHSLHDPIDYKVRDLGHWLLSSQGPQPSLYS
- a CDS encoding MFS transporter encodes the protein MSAAPVSVYRLPGFLPFLAARLMAVFAMQIQAIVVAWQVYDITRDPLSLAYVGLAQFIPMLVLLMPAGDLIDRFDRKLILMLSWLVEAVCAGALLWLSQSEAPVTWYYGVLVLYGSARAFTGPALSSLLPQIVPRERLAAAIAANSMIMRGATISGPVIGGGLYAIGGGGLTYSACLVGFLAGAALLPLVPVHYAEKMQALESTAWARFTAGISFIRSRPIILGTISLDLFAVLLGGVVALLPIYAQEVLEVGPTGLGLLRSAMAIGEVSVGLYLSMKPFNRHVGLVMFGAVALFGVANLVFALSSLFWLSFAALMVAGGADMVSMYIRSSLVQFSTPDAMRGRVNAVNMLFIGSSNELGEFRAGTSAAWFGVVPAALLGCACTLLVTGGWMLGFKSLRKVDRFEDASPSKVG
- a CDS encoding YeeE/YedE thiosulfate transporter family protein, with translation MTASISSNRAALPITLAGLLALALLTFIWQLSDGSNQGRALSYSLASGALFGLLLQRSRFCFFCVTRDFVERRIPDGLLGLLAALAVGTIGYHTVFGAFLPDPSGGRLPPDAHIGPLSWVLALAATVFGLGMAISGSCISAHLYRLGEGHFASLATLAGALLGFALGFLSWNPLYLAALQEAPVLWLPGKLGYGGSLLLQLILLGALAAWLLRYRQAGTSVEPQGLWSLLFGARWPTWVGGVLIGGLAVLAYFRIAPLGVTAELGSLARTSADSLGWLPERLEGLDGFSGCATVVKETLLSNNGLFVIGLVIAAWASALAAGDFRPSGGAPRDWLRGLLGGVLLGWGSLLALGCTVGTLLSGVMAGAASGWLFGLFCLVGTVLGLKLRPLLRLG